Proteins found in one Geomonas subterranea genomic segment:
- a CDS encoding HD-GYP domain-containing protein — MNGANHSSGNIIRLLQSASANAALYESGHLQVVRLGNQLFEELSALLEACGELSLIVVENELIIDGRPQEYSLFINRFTALLKARGVEYLKFQKGITRQEVASLVEFLSGAAGEPGEIASTGHLRFGYLTVAAGGPPSDSKGGERCAAEVLKELSLKELDRFTEIYRAVQRRQKLKVSGIADVVSGFVDLFRQEGAPLLILAALRDSDEYTFTHSANVCILNLAQAMALGIEGQQLKDIGVAAMLHDIGKLFVPEEIINKNGKLTDEEFDLIRQHPVRGARYLMDIPGVPRMAAICAYEHHAKFNLAGYPKLPPSWRLNLCSHLTMVSDFFDATRTRRSYREPLELDQITTMMLDMSGTELHPVLTRNFFQMLSDLKTPS; from the coding sequence ATGAACGGCGCGAATCACAGCTCCGGCAACATCATCCGCCTCCTTCAGTCGGCGAGCGCCAACGCGGCGCTGTATGAAAGCGGGCACCTCCAGGTCGTCCGGCTGGGAAACCAGCTCTTCGAGGAGCTGAGCGCCCTGCTCGAAGCCTGCGGTGAGCTGTCCCTGATCGTGGTGGAGAACGAGCTCATCATCGACGGCAGACCACAGGAGTACAGCCTGTTCATAAACCGCTTCACCGCCCTGCTCAAGGCGCGGGGGGTAGAGTACCTCAAGTTCCAGAAGGGGATCACCCGGCAGGAGGTCGCAAGCCTCGTCGAATTCCTGAGCGGCGCCGCCGGGGAGCCAGGCGAGATCGCATCGACCGGGCACCTGCGCTTTGGCTACCTCACGGTGGCCGCGGGTGGACCTCCTTCCGACAGTAAAGGAGGAGAGCGGTGCGCCGCCGAGGTCCTCAAGGAACTCAGCCTGAAGGAGCTGGACCGGTTCACCGAGATCTACCGGGCGGTGCAGCGGCGCCAGAAGCTCAAGGTCTCGGGGATCGCCGATGTCGTCTCCGGGTTTGTCGATCTGTTCCGCCAGGAAGGGGCTCCCCTGCTCATACTTGCGGCCCTGAGGGACAGCGACGAGTACACCTTCACCCATTCCGCCAATGTCTGCATCCTCAACCTGGCGCAGGCGATGGCGCTCGGTATCGAGGGGCAGCAGCTGAAGGATATCGGCGTGGCCGCCATGCTGCACGACATCGGAAAGTTGTTCGTCCCTGAGGAGATCATCAACAAGAACGGGAAACTGACCGACGAGGAGTTCGACCTTATCAGGCAGCACCCGGTCAGGGGGGCGCGCTACCTGATGGATATCCCGGGTGTGCCGCGCATGGCCGCGATCTGCGCCTATGAGCACCATGCGAAATTCAACCTCGCCGGCTACCCGAAACTCCCCCCATCCTGGCGGCTCAACCTCTGCAGCCACCTGACCATGGTTTCCGATTTTTTCGATGCCACCCGGACCAGGAGGTCCTACCGTGAGCCGTTGGAGCTTGACCAGATCACGACCATGATGCTCGATATGTCCGGCACCGAGTTGCACCCGGTGCTGACGCGGAATTTCTTCCAGATGCTTTCGGATCTGAAAACGCCCAGCTGA
- a CDS encoding pyridoxamine 5'-phosphate oxidase family protein, with product MIPEKLLEILKQDGVVAIATLGQDGPHLVNTWNSYIRISDDGRLLIPAGYMQRTEANVAFNPELLITVGSSKVQGLHGPGAGFLIKGKAAFITSGPEFDQLKSKFGWLRATLAVTPVTVTQTR from the coding sequence ATGATACCCGAAAAGCTGCTTGAGATTCTGAAACAGGATGGCGTCGTCGCCATCGCCACCCTGGGCCAGGACGGCCCGCACCTGGTCAACACCTGGAACAGCTACATCCGCATATCGGACGACGGCCGTCTGCTGATTCCCGCAGGCTACATGCAGCGCACCGAGGCCAACGTCGCCTTTAACCCCGAACTCCTCATCACCGTCGGAAGCAGCAAGGTTCAGGGACTGCATGGACCGGGCGCGGGTTTTCTCATCAAGGGTAAAGCAGCGTTTATAACGTCGGGACCGGAATTCGATCAACTGAAATCGAAGTTCGGCTGGCTGCGCGCCACGCTGGCAGTCACCCCCGTGACGGTGACTCAGACCAGGTAG
- a CDS encoding PLP-dependent aminotransferase family protein: MFIIDQNDNVPLYRQLYHQIREQVLSGRLPAHAKLPSVRDLATELSISRNTVEGAYQELFAEGYIYSRQRIGYFVSALDQLVAPATRGRAPVGEERPPRPEKPARFDFHPARLDPAGFPLAQWRGCLLESLREGAGEFSHYGDFQGDWELRCNLQKYLERSRGVVCGPERIFVCAGLQHSLDLVAHLLKDAHSTVAVENPGYHLPRAVFQNSGFRIAPVDVGPGGMDLEALKASGGTIAYVTPSHQLPMGCVMPIANRLNLIDWAGSGGKLIIEDDYDSELRYHGKPIPSLQGLRPEGEIIYLGTFSKVLSPALRLSYMVLPPSLLDGFSARYRDYFPTVPSVEQKTMAKFMAQGYWERHIRRMRIVYQKKHDAMLKAIDRYFGAMGTVLGAGAGLHMVLQLRACASAESAIISKAAANGIYLFPFSATCAGSAPAMTRLMLGFGGMTATDIEVGIRLLADTCLKVDENCP; this comes from the coding sequence ATGTTTATCATCGATCAGAACGACAACGTCCCTCTCTACAGGCAGCTCTACCACCAGATCCGGGAGCAGGTGCTGTCAGGGAGGCTGCCCGCGCATGCCAAGCTCCCTTCAGTCAGGGACCTGGCCACCGAGCTCTCCATCAGTCGCAACACGGTGGAGGGTGCCTATCAGGAACTCTTCGCCGAAGGCTACATCTACAGCAGACAACGAATCGGGTATTTCGTGTCGGCGCTGGATCAACTGGTTGCGCCCGCGACTCGGGGGCGTGCGCCGGTTGGGGAGGAGCGCCCCCCGAGGCCCGAGAAACCGGCCCGGTTCGACTTCCATCCCGCACGCCTCGACCCCGCCGGCTTTCCCCTGGCGCAGTGGCGCGGCTGTCTCCTGGAGTCGCTGCGCGAGGGGGCGGGAGAGTTTTCCCACTACGGAGACTTCCAGGGGGACTGGGAGCTGCGCTGCAACCTGCAAAAGTACCTGGAGCGCTCGCGTGGGGTCGTCTGCGGCCCCGAACGGATTTTCGTCTGTGCCGGTCTGCAGCACAGCCTGGACCTGGTGGCCCACCTGCTCAAGGACGCCCACTCGACGGTGGCCGTGGAAAATCCGGGATACCACCTGCCGCGAGCGGTCTTTCAAAACAGCGGGTTCCGGATCGCCCCGGTAGATGTCGGACCCGGGGGGATGGATCTGGAGGCGCTGAAGGCCAGCGGGGGGACCATCGCCTATGTCACCCCGTCCCACCAGCTCCCCATGGGGTGCGTGATGCCGATAGCCAACCGCCTGAACCTGATCGACTGGGCCGGGTCGGGGGGGAAGCTGATCATCGAGGACGATTACGACAGCGAGCTTCGCTACCACGGCAAGCCTATCCCCTCCCTTCAGGGGCTGCGTCCGGAGGGGGAGATCATCTACCTCGGGACCTTCTCCAAGGTGCTCTCGCCCGCGCTGCGCCTTTCCTACATGGTGCTGCCCCCCTCGCTGCTCGATGGCTTCAGCGCCAGGTACCGTGATTATTTTCCAACGGTCCCGTCCGTCGAACAGAAAACGATGGCTAAGTTCATGGCACAGGGGTACTGGGAACGCCACATCCGGCGCATGCGCATCGTTTACCAGAAGAAGCATGATGCCATGCTCAAAGCCATCGACCGGTATTTCGGCGCCATGGGCACCGTGCTCGGCGCAGGCGCTGGTCTGCACATGGTCCTGCAGTTGCGTGCATGCGCTTCAGCAGAGAGTGCCATTATCAGCAAAGCAGCGGCCAACGGGATCTACCTCTTCCCGTTCAGCGCGACCTGCGCCGGTAGCGCGCCCGCCATGACCCGCCTCATGCTCGGCTTCGGCGGCATGACCGCCACCGATATCGAGGTGGGTATCAGACTCCTCGCCGACACCTGCCTCAAGGTAGATGAAAATTGCCCCTAG
- a CDS encoding response regulator — protein sequence MLHKKYTILVADDDPNDRMLMERAFKASLVQAELRLVTCGDEAIAYLKGEGVFADRSIYQYPSFLLTDLKMFPGDGFSILTFLQSTPDSAIIPTIVLSSSNDSDDIKRAYLLGASAYIVKPQDPSQLIELLKAIAAFWLICEVPEVDEVGRRVVTKSQGKLGDRFT from the coding sequence ATGTTGCACAAAAAGTACACCATTCTCGTGGCAGATGACGACCCAAATGATCGGATGCTGATGGAACGAGCTTTTAAGGCCAGCCTTGTACAGGCAGAGCTTCGATTAGTGACATGCGGAGATGAAGCCATTGCATACCTTAAAGGAGAAGGAGTGTTCGCTGACCGTTCAATTTATCAGTACCCTTCATTTCTTCTCACTGACTTGAAAATGTTTCCCGGTGACGGGTTTTCGATTCTTACCTTCCTGCAAAGTACGCCGGACTCCGCCATCATTCCCACCATCGTACTTTCATCGTCAAATGACTCAGACGACATAAAAAGGGCTTATTTACTTGGAGCCAGCGCCTATATCGTCAAACCACAGGACCCCAGTCAATTGATTGAACTTCTAAAGGCCATTGCCGCTTTCTGGCTGATTTGTGAAGTGCCTGAGGTGGATGAGGTCGGCCGGCGAGTGGTGACAAAAAGCCAAGGGAAATTGGGTGACAGGTTCACTTAA
- a CDS encoding PEP-CTERM sorting domain-containing protein: MNKTILAVLVVGLSMVCAVGTAGATSFTSTTDVDRWVIGNGTLTWAQAMPSDFEMPYDTINSATLKIYSNFVDGNNDMVSVENTFVGNLKNDTGWFLIWNPLESRSFDIASAITAPWSTGQSLDISLAYDERGLFNCLLYVDESILCLDYNNGASPVPEPGTVLLLGIGMAGIAICGKRRLNNNA; the protein is encoded by the coding sequence ATGAATAAGACAATTTTGGCTGTGCTGGTTGTGGGACTGTCAATGGTATGTGCCGTCGGAACCGCAGGTGCTACTTCCTTTACGAGCACGACTGATGTGGACAGGTGGGTGATCGGCAACGGCACCCTGACATGGGCCCAGGCGATGCCGTCGGACTTCGAAATGCCATATGACACCATCAACAGTGCCACGTTGAAAATCTATTCTAATTTTGTCGACGGTAATAACGACATGGTAAGCGTTGAAAACACTTTCGTAGGGAATCTCAAGAACGACACGGGGTGGTTTTTGATCTGGAACCCTCTTGAATCACGCAGTTTTGATATCGCCTCGGCCATAACTGCCCCGTGGTCAACCGGACAGTCCCTTGATATATCTCTGGCATACGATGAAAGAGGGTTATTCAACTGTCTCCTCTATGTAGACGAATCTATATTGTGCCTGGACTACAACAACGGGGCATCTCCGGTCCCCGAACCGGGCACCGTACTGCTGCTTGGCATCGGCATGGCCGGTATTGCGATCTGTGGCAAGCGTCGCTTGAACAACAATGCCTAA
- a CDS encoding HEAT repeat domain-containing protein yields the protein MRLIRELEVSRRNMGAYPQGHQVVDVSLTKALQSYAAFMGERDEVVFGVAGSALVFGGRTVDRSNLVIREFARVLYERGIGMLVLNRGLTKEELRRFIIILGSKREKIYGAGGIRAVWEKAGITSLAIREVRYDLFSASEEPLLQPGEAGNGSGDLWERFLVALKNGHTAGGALDEDLLDPELVAEALNRQAGQDASFDAANFTSVLLEAFARDEAAAPQARELTNRRFAGFVGKLNPAMRQQFLNAACVSKAIAAPDLEWIVRQLPAEAVLETLEEIGANQESIPPLVLQLLRQFSRIASPSAAPVTPEGGLPGRIRTILREHASEEYIPESYLQKLHKMMEPDQVPLVGSEGVRDLLETLDQASMEKATCEILLLFLKSGEGEGGELGGYARNLYDIGIFFLRTGDYLEFLKILREVVGGGVPTGVREDVMALFACEEFINEVLDGLETWGKPRFDEITEVIATVGAPFTEELLERLAESDSMSLRRFMMDRLVEIGPPAAPAIMKRLSDRRWYFLRNLIALIRRLELSDAEEKLRMLARHRDRRVAQEAFRALLEFGDFAAELSLVQDLESPNRQTQLAALEVAGMAGSANVLGALHAMLARPGLSAKDLQVKNLVVQALGEIGNPASLPLLEKLLTSVSLLRPNQLAKLKLEAVSSLRRYPAEMSRPLLKKLAAKKGALGRQAALLLRGAPGITS from the coding sequence GTGAGGCTGATCCGCGAGTTGGAAGTCTCGCGGCGCAACATGGGCGCGTACCCGCAGGGGCATCAGGTAGTAGATGTTTCTCTTACCAAAGCCCTGCAGAGCTACGCCGCCTTCATGGGCGAGCGGGATGAGGTGGTGTTCGGGGTGGCCGGCTCGGCGCTCGTTTTCGGGGGGAGAACCGTCGACAGGTCCAACCTGGTGATCAGGGAGTTCGCGCGAGTGCTGTACGAGCGCGGCATCGGGATGCTTGTTCTCAACCGCGGCCTCACCAAGGAGGAACTGCGGCGTTTTATCATCATCCTTGGTAGCAAGCGCGAAAAGATCTATGGCGCCGGCGGGATTCGGGCCGTGTGGGAAAAGGCCGGCATCACCTCCCTTGCCATCAGGGAGGTACGCTACGATCTCTTCAGTGCGTCCGAAGAGCCGCTCCTTCAGCCAGGGGAGGCGGGGAACGGTTCCGGTGACCTCTGGGAGCGCTTCCTTGTCGCGTTGAAGAACGGGCATACGGCGGGAGGGGCGCTCGACGAGGATCTGCTGGACCCGGAACTCGTGGCCGAAGCACTCAACCGCCAAGCCGGACAGGATGCTTCTTTTGATGCGGCAAATTTCACATCCGTACTGCTTGAGGCTTTCGCACGGGACGAAGCGGCGGCCCCCCAGGCCAGGGAACTGACCAACCGCAGGTTCGCCGGTTTCGTGGGCAAGCTCAATCCCGCCATGCGTCAGCAGTTCCTTAACGCAGCCTGTGTGTCCAAGGCGATTGCCGCACCCGATCTGGAATGGATCGTCCGGCAATTACCCGCCGAGGCGGTGCTCGAGACCCTTGAGGAAATCGGCGCCAACCAGGAGAGCATCCCCCCCCTGGTTCTGCAGTTGCTGCGGCAGTTCAGCCGCATAGCTTCCCCCTCCGCAGCGCCGGTCACCCCCGAGGGTGGGCTGCCGGGCAGGATACGGACCATCCTCAGGGAGCATGCAAGCGAAGAGTATATTCCCGAGAGTTATCTCCAAAAGCTGCATAAGATGATGGAGCCGGACCAGGTCCCCCTGGTGGGAAGTGAAGGGGTGCGGGATCTTCTGGAAACCTTGGATCAAGCCTCCATGGAAAAGGCCACCTGCGAGATCCTGCTTCTGTTCCTGAAATCGGGCGAGGGAGAGGGAGGGGAACTGGGGGGGTACGCCCGCAACCTCTACGATATCGGGATCTTTTTCCTGCGCACCGGCGATTATCTGGAATTCCTCAAGATTCTGCGGGAAGTGGTTGGCGGGGGAGTGCCCACCGGGGTGCGCGAGGACGTAATGGCGCTCTTCGCCTGCGAGGAATTCATCAACGAGGTGCTGGACGGCCTCGAGACGTGGGGAAAACCGAGGTTCGATGAAATCACCGAGGTGATCGCGACGGTGGGCGCCCCCTTCACCGAGGAGCTGCTGGAGCGGCTGGCCGAAAGCGACAGCATGTCGCTGCGACGCTTCATGATGGACCGGCTGGTCGAAATAGGCCCCCCGGCCGCCCCGGCCATAATGAAGCGGCTCTCTGATCGTCGCTGGTACTTCCTGCGCAACCTGATCGCCCTTATCCGGCGCCTGGAGCTGTCCGACGCCGAGGAGAAGCTGCGCATGCTGGCGCGCCATCGCGACCGGAGGGTCGCGCAGGAGGCCTTCCGGGCGTTGCTGGAATTCGGTGACTTCGCGGCGGAGCTGAGCCTGGTGCAGGACCTGGAGAGTCCGAACCGGCAGACTCAATTAGCAGCTCTCGAGGTCGCCGGAATGGCGGGATCGGCCAACGTCCTTGGGGCCTTGCACGCCATGCTGGCCAGGCCGGGTCTTTCCGCCAAGGATCTCCAGGTGAAGAACCTGGTCGTGCAGGCGCTGGGCGAGATCGGGAATCCCGCGTCGCTCCCCTTGCTGGAGAAGCTGCTGACCTCCGTGAGCCTCCTGCGCCCGAACCAGCTCGCCAAGCTGAAGCTGGAAGCGGTCAGTTCCCTGCGGCGCTACCCTGCGGAAATGTCGCGGCCACTTCTGAAAAAGCTCGCCGCGAAAAAGGGGGCGCTGGGGCGGCAGGCCGCGCTGCTGCTGCGGGGCGCACCGGGGATAACCTCATGA
- a CDS encoding TMEM175 family protein: MAESFTRKETGRIEAFSDGVFAIAITLLVLTIKVPTASELGVDQSLSSALLALWPHYLAFVTSFVTVLAKWVNHHRIFTFVQRSDHTFLYLNGLVLMLVTFLPFPTALVAEYLLHPEAKIAGAIFSGTFFAIAVAFKLLWHYASKNGRLLGGGRSVDPEHIEQITRQFSFGPFMYLAAFVASFVSAGLSVVFCLSLAVIVGFKGWPRK; this comes from the coding sequence ATGGCCGAAAGCTTTACAAGAAAGGAAACAGGACGCATTGAGGCGTTCAGCGACGGGGTTTTCGCCATCGCCATAACACTGCTGGTCCTGACTATCAAAGTGCCAACGGCTTCCGAACTCGGTGTCGACCAGAGCCTGAGTTCTGCCTTGCTGGCGCTGTGGCCCCATTACCTTGCCTTCGTGACGAGCTTTGTCACGGTCCTTGCCAAGTGGGTGAACCATCACAGGATTTTCACCTTCGTCCAGAGAAGCGATCACACGTTCCTGTACTTGAACGGTTTGGTGCTGATGCTGGTTACCTTCCTGCCGTTTCCGACCGCCTTGGTGGCAGAATACCTGCTTCACCCTGAAGCGAAGATTGCCGGTGCGATCTTTTCCGGCACCTTCTTCGCAATAGCAGTGGCATTCAAGTTGTTGTGGCACTACGCCTCAAAAAATGGGAGGTTGCTCGGGGGGGGACGAAGCGTGGATCCTGAGCACATTGAGCAGATCACCAGGCAGTTCAGCTTCGGGCCGTTCATGTACCTTGCCGCGTTCGTCGCTTCTTTCGTGTCGGCAGGGTTGAGCGTTGTTTTCTGCCTCTCCCTGGCGGTAATCGTCGGCTTCAAAGGATGGCCACGGAAGTAG